The Cohnella abietis genome has a segment encoding these proteins:
- a CDS encoding S-layer homology domain-containing protein — translation MKLGKTMKHLRRSLFSVILVMALLIGSVANAAAFKDVNEGYWASKQIQEWNDKGLIKGYADGSFKPNGTVTRAEFMSFVNSGFGFTEEKEVSFSDVKKGAWYEGTVKKAVAAGYISGSQDGTIKPDLLITRQEVATIIVKLAKLTGNEAAAAVFKDEIPQWSKEAIGAVVEHEYMKGYANGTFGPSKSITRAEAIVVLDRVIKAVQPELWTIDKAGTHGPAEGKQIVEGNVSITAAGVTLQNVTIKGNLVIAGSVGEGDVFLKGVTVKGNTQINGGGENSIHLDDTILVNVTVNKKSGKIRIVVRGASSFESITLDSNVLLDLGNKVTVEKAIINAIANIIGEGAVNKAIINISGVTFDKAPKSVETAKDIQAPTIKPTTPIIIGGGGNDGGVVRDTTPPVLSNVSSVSVYIGGNVLATSNEAGSLYLVPAATDKTIAALNAALATGGSKVTAVANVSVRLSTLNFPAGQYVVYAVDAAGNISIASEAIKVEEIPAGSIPIATEKDLADIGEDSDSSLGGHYIQVADIDLGSFKEDGGWNPIGSEDPFTGVFNGNGFTISNLNIDREDSNKQGLFGFISDTSILINVALVGVKVIGQYNVGGLVGYNEGIIDNSYVTGNVSGQGAVGGLVGVNDGTIKKSYTNVVIEGSTSEGEEEDYYSFGGLVGDNYATIVDSYSIGNVSGHYSVGGLVGYNEGKVTTSHATGAVTGQNDYVGGLVGDNYGEITGSSATGAVAGQDSVGGLVGANGNEWSWGSISTSSATGAVTGLSNIGGLVGKNYGPINESHATGAVTGESVVGGLVGNNGNNGNNGNNGNKGIIDVSYATGAVTLSYTGDVIDEERYGAFGGLVGLNSGEITKSYATGIVVSQFFVGGLVGINFGGITDSSATVAVTGLGNIGGLVGWNGSNAFITNSFATGAVTGQFFVGGLAGHNEGEITDSSATGAVTGESAVGGLVGGNSGRITTSSATGVVTGNDYVGGLVGDNEGYIAFTYAKGNVTGKDYVGGLVGGNDGTIYKSYALNAVISSLGSNYGRITGENFESLSNNFANPDMIEQSGKTFGEKGLGTKDGEDISPTDSILIDPTQTIKDEYNDQAP, via the coding sequence ATGAAGTTAGGGAAAACAATGAAGCATCTAAGAAGGTCACTCTTCAGTGTAATTCTAGTAATGGCACTATTGATAGGATCTGTAGCCAATGCGGCCGCATTTAAGGATGTGAACGAGGGTTATTGGGCAAGTAAACAGATTCAAGAATGGAACGACAAGGGTCTAATTAAAGGTTATGCAGATGGTTCGTTCAAGCCTAATGGCACAGTGACAAGAGCGGAATTTATGTCTTTTGTGAATAGTGGTTTTGGCTTTACGGAAGAAAAAGAGGTTAGCTTTAGCGATGTGAAAAAGGGAGCCTGGTATGAAGGGACTGTGAAGAAGGCAGTCGCTGCGGGCTATATTAGCGGTTCCCAAGACGGAACCATTAAACCGGACCTGTTGATCACTCGGCAAGAGGTTGCTACCATCATCGTGAAACTTGCTAAGCTTACAGGAAATGAAGCAGCGGCAGCCGTATTCAAGGATGAGATTCCACAATGGAGCAAGGAAGCGATTGGCGCTGTCGTGGAGCATGAATATATGAAGGGCTATGCCAACGGAACCTTTGGCCCATCCAAATCCATAACGCGTGCAGAAGCTATCGTTGTGCTTGACCGCGTGATTAAGGCCGTACAACCTGAGCTGTGGACGATTGATAAAGCAGGAACCCACGGTCCAGCGGAGGGGAAACAGATCGTAGAAGGTAACGTCAGCATTACAGCAGCAGGTGTGACGCTGCAGAATGTGACGATCAAAGGAAATCTAGTCATCGCGGGATCGGTTGGCGAAGGCGACGTCTTCCTTAAAGGCGTAACCGTTAAGGGAAATACCCAAATTAACGGTGGTGGAGAAAACAGTATACATTTGGATGACACGATTCTTGTCAATGTAACTGTTAACAAGAAGAGCGGTAAAATACGTATTGTTGTTAGAGGCGCTTCAAGCTTCGAAAGTATCACGTTAGATTCAAACGTATTGTTGGACTTAGGCAATAAAGTAACAGTTGAGAAAGCTATTATTAATGCGATTGCAAACATAATCGGTGAAGGTGCAGTAAATAAAGCCATCATCAATATCTCAGGCGTAACGTTCGACAAAGCACCGAAGAGCGTTGAGACGGCCAAAGACATTCAGGCTCCAACGATCAAACCTACTACCCCTATAATAATTGGTGGTGGTGGTAATGACGGTGGTGTTGTACGTGATACGACACCTCCTGTGTTATCCAATGTATCTTCCGTGTCCGTCTATATTGGTGGTAATGTATTGGCAACAAGTAATGAAGCAGGAAGCCTATACTTAGTTCCAGCAGCAACGGATAAAACTATCGCCGCCTTAAATGCAGCATTGGCAACGGGTGGTAGTAAAGTTACTGCTGTAGCAAATGTATCAGTTCGCTTAAGTACATTGAATTTCCCAGCAGGACAATATGTTGTGTATGCCGTAGATGCAGCAGGCAATATATCAATTGCATCGGAAGCTATTAAAGTCGAAGAAATACCTGCAGGCTCTATACCAATCGCAACCGAGAAAGACTTGGCTGATATTGGTGAAGATAGCGATAGTAGTCTAGGTGGGCACTATATTCAAGTTGCGGACATTGATTTAGGAAGTTTCAAAGAAGACGGGGGCTGGAACCCTATTGGATCAGAAGATCCATTCACAGGGGTTTTTAACGGTAACGGGTTCACAATATCTAATCTAAATATCGACAGGGAAGATTCAAACAAACAAGGCTTATTTGGCTTCATAAGTGATACTTCAATACTAATTAATGTTGCATTAGTAGGTGTGAAGGTTATAGGTCAATACAATGTCGGCGGCCTGGTTGGCTATAATGAAGGTATTATAGATAACAGTTATGTGACAGGGAATGTTTCAGGTCAAGGAGCTGTCGGCGGCCTGGTTGGAGTGAATGATGGTACTATAAAAAAGAGTTATACCAACGTTGTTATAGAAGGGTCTACAAGTGAAGGTGAAGAAGAAGACTACTACTCTTTCGGAGGCCTGGTAGGCGACAATTATGCTACTATAGTCGATAGTTATTCTATAGGAAATGTGTCAGGTCATTATTCTGTCGGCGGCCTGGTTGGCTATAATGAAGGTAAAGTAACTACCAGCCATGCCACAGGGGCTGTTACAGGTCAAAATGATTATGTCGGAGGCTTAGTAGGCGATAATTATGGCGAAATAACTGGTAGCTCTGCCACAGGTGCTGTTGCAGGTCAAGATTCTGTTGGAGGCTTGGTTGGAGCAAATGGTAATGAATGGTCTTGGGGTTCAATATCTACTAGCTCTGCCACAGGTGCTGTTACAGGTTTAAGTAATATCGGTGGACTGGTTGGTAAAAATTATGGCCCTATAAATGAGAGTCATGCCACAGGTGCCGTTACAGGTGAATCTGTTGTTGGAGGCTTAGTTGGCAATAACGGTAATAACGGTAATAACGGTAATAACGGTAATAAAGGTATTATAGACGTCAGTTATGCCACAGGGGCTGTTACATTGTCTTATACAGGTGATGTAATAGATGAAGAAAGGTACGGCGCATTCGGAGGCTTGGTTGGCTTGAATTCTGGCGAAATAACTAAGAGTTATGCCACAGGGATTGTTGTAAGTCAATTTTTTGTCGGAGGCTTAGTTGGCATAAATTTTGGCGGAATAACTGATAGCTCTGCTACAGTGGCAGTTACAGGTTTAGGTAATATCGGAGGCCTGGTTGGTTGGAATGGGAGTAATGCTTTTATTACTAACAGCTTTGCCACAGGCGCTGTAACAGGTCAATTTTTTGTCGGAGGCTTGGCCGGGCATAATGAAGGTGAAATAACTGATAGCTCTGCCACAGGGGCTGTTACAGGTGAAAGTGCTGTTGGAGGCCTGGTTGGTGGAAATTCTGGGCGTATTACTACCAGCTCTGCCACCGGGGTTGTTACAGGTAATGATTATGTCGGAGGTTTGGTTGGCGATAATGAGGGCTATATAGCATTCACCTATGCTAAAGGTAATGTTACTGGTAAAGACTATGTCGGAGGCTTGGTTGGCGGTAATGATGGCACCATCTATAAGAGCTATGCCTTAAATGCAGTGATAAGTAGTCTAGGTTCAAATTATGGTCGAATTACTGGTGAGAATTTTGAAAGCTTATCAAATAACTTTGCAAATCCAGATATGATCGAGCAATCTGGAAAAACATTTGGCGAAAAGGGTTTAGGTACTAAGGATGGAGAAGACATTTCTCCAACTGATTCTATTTTAATTGATCCGACTCAAACAATTAAAGATGAATATAATGATCAGGCACCCTAA
- a CDS encoding ABC transporter ATP-binding protein — protein MLTVNQVSKNFGSFCALKGINLEFTNGVYGLLAPNGAGKTTLIKMLATLLFPSEGEILYKGESIIRMDERYRELLGYLPQEFGYYKNDSPKKYLLYISALKGLPASKAKRRVQELLKLVALEQVMNKKMKKFSGGMIQRVGIAQAMLNDPKILILDEPTAGLDPKERVRFRNLLTELARDRIVILSTHIVSDVESIANEIVMIKDSQVLYKDSIASICKVIEGWVYETEIDYDAASEFRKHYLSLSEKQEEGKLKIRFISKEAANPLWKAVSPSLEDVFLYIYQDEAAAQEVRG, from the coding sequence ATGTTAACAGTTAATCAGGTAAGCAAGAATTTCGGCAGCTTTTGTGCCCTTAAAGGGATTAATCTTGAATTCACCAATGGGGTATACGGTTTGTTAGCTCCTAATGGTGCCGGCAAAACAACGCTTATTAAGATGCTCGCGACCTTACTATTTCCAAGCGAAGGTGAGATCCTCTACAAGGGTGAAAGTATTATTAGAATGGATGAGCGCTACCGTGAGCTGCTCGGCTATCTCCCCCAAGAGTTCGGATATTACAAAAATGATAGCCCTAAGAAATATTTGCTTTATATTTCAGCTCTTAAAGGGTTACCTGCTAGCAAGGCCAAGAGGCGTGTACAGGAGCTTCTGAAGCTGGTAGCGCTTGAGCAGGTCATGAACAAGAAGATGAAGAAATTTTCCGGGGGCATGATTCAGCGAGTAGGCATTGCGCAAGCTATGCTTAATGATCCTAAAATATTGATTCTGGATGAGCCAACTGCTGGGCTGGACCCCAAGGAACGAGTGCGCTTCAGAAATTTACTGACGGAGCTGGCGAGGGATAGGATTGTTATCCTATCTACGCATATCGTTTCCGACGTGGAATCGATAGCCAACGAAATTGTGATGATTAAGGACAGTCAAGTGCTGTATAAAGACAGTATCGCGAGCATCTGCAAAGTAATCGAAGGATGGGTATACGAAACGGAAATCGATTATGATGCTGCATCTGAATTCAGAAAGCACTACTTATCCTTGTCAGAGAAGCAAGAGGAAGGCAAGCTAAAGATCCGATTTATTAGCAAGGAAGCAGCAAACCCCCTATGGAAAGCTGTATCTCCAAGCCTGGAGGATGTGTTTCTGTATATTTATCAGGACGAAGCTGCCGCCCAGGAAGTAAGAGGATGA
- a CDS encoding RNA polymerase sigma factor, with protein sequence MDTESTWIKQIKLKSSQGAADALVSSYYKQIYAYVYKQTMNKEIAMDLTQEIFINMLQSLPHFDGKRASFRTWLYKIATNRIIDYYRSKAYKISRASVTLEDELIGTVDFTLMVENKQQVEDIVAVVNQMDVSAQQIFRLKFFAEYTFVEISALLQFSESTVKTKYYSMIKKIKKSLEADTHGSRAIHD encoded by the coding sequence ATGGATACAGAGTCTACATGGATTAAGCAAATTAAGCTGAAATCTAGTCAGGGTGCAGCCGATGCACTCGTTTCCAGTTACTATAAGCAGATTTACGCCTATGTCTACAAACAGACGATGAACAAAGAAATAGCTATGGATTTGACGCAGGAAATATTCATTAATATGCTGCAATCTCTTCCTCACTTTGATGGAAAACGGGCCTCATTCCGTACCTGGCTGTACAAAATAGCAACGAATCGAATTATCGATTACTATCGCTCCAAAGCTTATAAAATCAGCCGTGCCTCTGTAACCTTAGAGGATGAATTGATCGGTACAGTAGATTTCACGCTAATGGTCGAGAACAAACAGCAGGTTGAGGATATTGTCGCTGTAGTCAACCAAATGGACGTATCTGCCCAGCAAATATTCAGGCTGAAATTTTTTGCGGAATATACGTTTGTGGAAATATCTGCACTTCTGCAGTTCTCTGAGTCCACAGTAAAAACAAAGTACTATTCCATGATCAAAAAGATCAAAAAAAGTCTGGAGGCGGATACCCATGGATCGAGAGCCATTCACGATTGA